A single window of Anaerolineae bacterium DNA harbors:
- the efp gene encoding elongation factor P has protein sequence MLESSDLRKGLKIELDGDPYVIVRFAFLKPGKGHSLYKCKLKNMLTGVQFDRTFRSSEKFQEANLEEREMEYLYSDNNGYCFMNTSTYDQEFLSKEHVDESMKFLKENTVCNVLFFKEKPIGISLPNFIDLRIIKTEPWVKGDTAAGSTKPATLETGFLVQVPPFIEEAELVRIDTRTGQYVERVKVKC, from the coding sequence ATGCTTGAAAGCAGTGACCTGAGAAAAGGTCTTAAAATTGAGTTGGATGGAGATCCATATGTAATAGTTCGATTTGCCTTTCTAAAACCCGGTAAGGGGCATTCTCTCTATAAGTGTAAGTTAAAAAACATGCTTACAGGAGTTCAGTTTGATCGGACATTCAGATCAAGCGAGAAATTCCAGGAGGCTAATCTTGAAGAACGTGAAATGGAATATCTTTATTCAGATAATAACGGATACTGTTTCATGAACACATCTACATATGACCAGGAGTTTTTATCCAAAGAGCATGTTGATGAGTCGATGAAATTCTTAAAGGAAAATACTGTTTGCAATGTGCTTTTTTTTAAAGAAAAACCGATTGGCATATCGCTTCCCAACTTTATCGATTTAAGGATTATTAAAACCGAGCCCTGGGTTAAAGGTGATACTGCCGCGGGGAGCACAAAACCGGCAACACTTGAGACAGGTTTTCTTGTGCAGGTGCCTCCATTTATTGAGGAGGCTGAGCTTGTCAGGATAGATACCAGAACAGGTCAATATGTTGAGCGGGTAAAAGTTAAGTGTTAG
- the kdsB gene encoding 3-deoxy-manno-octulosonate cytidylyltransferase has product MKIVAIIPSRYGSTRFDGKPLALIAGKPMIRLVYEKAIQAERISDVFVATDDQRIYDAVFAFGGKAVMTSAKNRSGTDRVAEAAEKLGLNPDDIIVNVQGDQPLLNPVCIDELVEPFFVDPALGMSTLAFKIINKNEITNPKDVKVTFDSAGFALYFSRSAIPCSRDFSGNFDTYKHLGFYAYTRRFLEIFRNLPEGRLEMIEKLEQLRALEYGHKIKVVVTDYDSPEVDLPEDIARVEQIIMMGVNFNG; this is encoded by the coding sequence ATGAAAATAGTGGCAATTATTCCTTCAAGATACGGATCTACAAGATTTGACGGAAAGCCTCTTGCCCTTATCGCCGGGAAGCCGATGATAAGACTGGTTTATGAAAAAGCGATTCAGGCGGAAAGAATATCGGACGTTTTTGTGGCCACTGATGATCAACGAATTTATGATGCTGTTTTTGCTTTTGGCGGCAAGGCTGTTATGACTTCGGCCAAGAACAGATCCGGCACGGACAGAGTGGCTGAAGCTGCAGAGAAGCTCGGCCTTAATCCCGATGATATTATTGTAAATGTGCAGGGGGATCAGCCTCTTCTTAACCCGGTCTGTATTGATGAGCTTGTAGAGCCGTTTTTTGTTGATCCGGCTCTTGGGATGAGCACCCTTGCCTTTAAAATCATAAATAAAAATGAAATAACAAACCCAAAGGATGTAAAGGTTACATTTGACAGCGCTGGTTTTGCTCTTTATTTTTCCAGATCAGCGATACCATGCAGCCGTGATTTCTCCGGCAATTTTGATACTTACAAGCATCTGGGTTTTTATGCATATACAAGACGGTTTTTGGAAATATTCCGGAACCTGCCGGAAGGAAGGCTTGAGATGATAGAAAAGCTTGAACAGCTCCGGGCTCTTGAATACGGCCATAAAATCAAGGTGGTTGTAACAGATTATGATTCGCCCGAGGTTGATTTGCCGGAGGATATTGCAAGGGTAGAACAAATAATTATGATGGGAGTAAATTTTAATGGCTGA
- the larB gene encoding nickel pincer cofactor biosynthesis protein LarB translates to MNTNLLNHLLKSVAKGKISVEDATKKLTHISFEDIEYAHIDHNRSLRKGFPEVIFGQGKSTDQIIGIMERMALQENIILVTRISRKKAEKVISRFKDAAYHNDAKMIIWGGNKTPKQGKGMILVISAGTSDIPVAKEAYLTAKAMGNDIEAVFDVGVAGIHRLFDHKDLIERASVLIVVAGMEGALPSVIAGMTGSPIIAVPTSTGYGTSFSGLTALFAMLNSCSSNVAVVNIDNGFGAGYMASAINRV, encoded by the coding sequence ATGAATACTAACTTACTTAATCATCTACTTAAATCTGTTGCCAAAGGCAAAATTTCTGTCGAAGATGCAACTAAAAAACTGACGCATATATCCTTTGAGGATATAGAATATGCACATATAGACCATAACCGATCACTTCGCAAGGGGTTTCCTGAAGTTATATTCGGCCAGGGTAAGAGTACGGATCAGATTATCGGAATCATGGAAAGGATGGCTCTTCAGGAAAATATCATTCTTGTTACCCGTATCAGCAGAAAAAAGGCTGAAAAGGTAATTTCCCGCTTTAAGGATGCTGCATATCACAATGATGCAAAGATGATAATCTGGGGGGGAAACAAAACCCCGAAACAGGGAAAAGGAATGATACTTGTAATTTCGGCAGGTACTTCCGACATACCTGTCGCAAAAGAGGCATATCTTACGGCAAAAGCCATGGGCAATGATATTGAAGCGGTTTTTGATGTCGGCGTTGCAGGAATTCACAGGTTGTTCGACCATAAAGATTTGATTGAAAGGGCTTCGGTTCTTATTGTCGTCGCGGGGATGGAAGGTGCGCTTCCAAGCGTGATCGCAGGAATGACCGGCAGCCCGATAATAGCTGTTCCCACCAGCACAGGTTATGGCACAAGTTTTTCAGGCCTGACAGCCCTTTTTGCCATGCTAAACTCCTGCAGCTCAAATGTTGCAGTGGTTAACATAGACAATGGATTTGGAGCAGGATATATGGCATCTGCAATAAACAGGGTATAA
- a CDS encoding HIT domain-containing protein, translating to MEKDCIFCDIINGKMGTKFLYENQTLVIFKDINPAAPVHLLIVPRKHIRSVNDLKEEDKKIVSEMIMAGKDMAKKEGVAKSGYKLLFNVEKGGGQIIFHIHLHLIGGWE from the coding sequence ATGGAAAAAGACTGTATTTTTTGTGATATTATAAATGGCAAGATGGGAACCAAATTCTTATATGAAAACCAAACACTTGTGATTTTTAAAGATATTAATCCTGCGGCCCCTGTTCATCTTTTGATTGTGCCCAGGAAACATATAAGGAGTGTAAATGATTTAAAGGAAGAGGACAAAAAGATAGTATCTGAAATGATAATGGCCGGCAAGGACATGGCAAAGAAGGAGGGGGTCGCAAAATCAGGCTATAAGCTCCTTTTTAACGTGGAAAAGGGAGGTGGACAGATTATTTTTCATATACATCTGCACCTTATTGGCGGGTGGGAATAA
- the secA gene encoding preprotein translocase subunit SecA: MMFNFLTKIFGSKNERELKKLQPVVDKINALEPEMQAMNDDRLKGQTVLFKQRLENGASLEDILPEAFATVREASVRTLKMRHFDAQLVGGIVLHEGKIAEMKTGEGKTLAATLPVYLNALSGRGVHVVTVNDYLAKRDTEWMGQIYNFLGLSVDSLLHGMDDVEHKKAYSADITYGTNNEFGFDYLRDNMKFERDSIVQRELNFAIVDEVDSILIDEARTPLIISGPAEKSTDLYYQVNRIIPSLAQDKDYVVDEKARTAVMTDKGIAKAESLLNADNLYDPKHIELLHHINQALKAHTLFKRDVDYIVKDGEVIIVDEFTGRLMPGRRYSEGLHQALEAKENVRIENENQTLATITFQNYFRMYDKLAGMTGTADTEAAEFKKIYNLDVMVIPTNKQMIRVDFPDVIYKTRKEKFEAAMNEIIDLHKIGQPVLVGTVSIDISEKFSNQLKVKGIKHSVLNAKNHEKEAEIISKAGQKGAVTISTSMAGRGTDIVLGEGVTELGGLHILGTERHESRRIDNQLRGRSGRQGDPGSSRFYLALEDDLLRIFGGERMTSIMDRLGMEEGEPIEHNLISKAIENAQAKVEGHNFDIRKQLIEYDDVMNQQREVIYRQRHEALTGKNLKSSIVDMICEQAGNIAGIFAEEKVLPEEWDIKGLNEAVFKQFNFRLDRIDDDTLDGLTGEGLDQLISDAAIKVYDEKEAEIGAENIRRLERIIMLQTVDNLWKDHLLSMDHLKEGIGLRGYAQQNPLIVYKKEGFEMFQDMISRIKEEIVGVLFRVQISEPEKIDNLRRSEEKNLVFSSGAEGEIKKPVRRTENKVGRNTPCPCGSGKKYKKCCGK, encoded by the coding sequence ATAATGTTTAATTTTTTGACAAAAATATTTGGAAGCAAAAACGAACGGGAATTAAAAAAGCTGCAACCTGTTGTAGATAAGATTAATGCTCTTGAACCTGAAATGCAGGCCATGAATGATGACCGGCTGAAAGGTCAGACGGTTTTGTTTAAGCAGCGGCTTGAAAATGGGGCATCCCTTGAAGATATTCTTCCCGAAGCATTTGCAACTGTGAGGGAAGCTTCGGTGCGCACTCTCAAGATGCGTCATTTTGATGCCCAGCTTGTTGGCGGGATTGTTCTGCATGAGGGTAAGATCGCTGAAATGAAGACAGGTGAGGGGAAAACACTGGCTGCCACCCTTCCTGTATATTTAAATGCTCTTTCAGGCAGAGGAGTGCATGTTGTTACTGTGAACGATTATCTGGCAAAGCGTGATACAGAATGGATGGGACAGATTTATAATTTTTTAGGTCTTTCTGTTGATTCCCTGTTGCACGGCATGGATGATGTTGAGCACAAAAAGGCTTATAGCGCAGACATTACCTATGGCACGAACAATGAGTTCGGCTTTGACTATCTGCGGGATAATATGAAGTTCGAGAGAGACTCAATTGTCCAGCGGGAACTCAACTTTGCCATAGTGGATGAGGTGGACAGCATATTAATCGATGAGGCAAGAACCCCGCTTATTATATCCGGTCCTGCTGAAAAATCAACCGATCTATACTACCAGGTAAACAGGATAATACCGAGCCTTGCGCAGGACAAAGATTATGTTGTTGACGAAAAGGCCAGAACAGCGGTTATGACCGACAAAGGAATAGCAAAAGCTGAAAGCCTTCTTAATGCAGACAATTTATACGACCCAAAACATATTGAGCTTCTTCATCATATTAATCAGGCGCTAAAGGCTCATACCCTCTTTAAGCGCGATGTTGATTATATTGTAAAGGATGGCGAGGTAATCATAGTAGATGAGTTTACAGGTCGCCTTATGCCGGGCCGCCGCTACAGTGAAGGGCTGCACCAGGCGCTTGAAGCCAAGGAAAATGTCAGGATAGAAAACGAAAACCAGACCCTTGCAACAATTACCTTTCAAAACTATTTCCGTATGTATGATAAGCTTGCAGGCATGACAGGTACGGCTGATACTGAAGCTGCTGAATTTAAAAAGATTTATAATCTTGACGTTATGGTTATTCCCACCAACAAACAGATGATAAGGGTCGATTTTCCTGATGTTATTTATAAAACCAGAAAAGAGAAGTTTGAAGCAGCCATGAATGAAATAATCGATTTGCATAAAATAGGCCAGCCTGTTCTTGTAGGCACGGTTTCAATCGATATTTCGGAAAAATTCAGCAACCAGTTAAAAGTAAAAGGCATCAAGCATTCCGTGCTTAATGCAAAAAACCATGAAAAAGAGGCGGAGATTATTTCCAAGGCAGGTCAGAAAGGGGCGGTTACAATTTCAACAAGCATGGCAGGCCGCGGGACCGACATAGTATTAGGCGAAGGAGTAACCGAGCTGGGAGGGTTGCATATCCTTGGCACAGAAAGGCATGAGAGCAGACGCATTGATAATCAGCTTAGAGGCCGTTCCGGAAGACAGGGCGATCCTGGATCGTCCCGTTTTTACCTTGCTCTTGAGGATGATCTTCTCCGTATATTCGGTGGAGAACGCATGACATCGATTATGGATAGATTAGGCATGGAGGAGGGAGAGCCGATTGAACATAATCTTATAAGTAAAGCAATAGAAAATGCCCAGGCAAAGGTTGAAGGGCACAACTTTGATATCCGCAAGCAGCTTATTGAGTATGATGATGTAATGAACCAGCAGAGGGAGGTCATTTACAGGCAGCGCCACGAAGCATTGACAGGCAAAAACCTGAAAAGCTCTATTGTTGATATGATTTGTGAACAGGCCGGAAATATTGCCGGTATTTTTGCCGAGGAAAAGGTTCTTCCCGAAGAATGGGATATAAAAGGGCTTAATGAGGCGGTATTTAAGCAGTTTAATTTTCGTTTGGACAGGATAGATGATGACACATTAGATGGTCTGACAGGGGAAGGGCTTGACCAGTTGATTTCTGATGCTGCCATCAAGGTATATGATGAAAAGGAGGCCGAGATAGGGGCGGAAAATATCAGGAGACTGGAACGGATTATAATGCTGCAGACTGTAGATAACCTGTGGAAGGATCATCTCCTCAGCATGGATCATCTGAAGGAGGGAATCGGTCTTAGAGGCTATGCTCAGCAGAATCCTTTGATTGTTTATAAAAAGGAAGGATTTGAAATGTTTCAGGATATGATCTCCAGGATAAAGGAGGAGATTGTTGGAGTTCTGTTTAGAGTGCAGATATCCGAACCTGAAAAGATTGATAATTTAAGGAGGTCGGAAGAGAAAAATCTTGTATTTTCCAGCGGGGCTGAAGGTGAAATAAAAAAACCGGTCAGGCGAACGGAAAATAAGGTTGGGAGAAATACTCCGTGTCCATGCGGGAGTGGCAAGAAGTATAAGAAGTGTTGCGGAAAATAG
- a CDS encoding M23 family metallopeptidase, which produces MQRKTTFFILSDSGSPIKQATVSGTFLRFSGLFVAAIIMFFGFVMYDYYDVKLKLSNIRKMETNVSDQSDIIIGQRKQIKNFADEINSLKSKMVELNSFEKQIRIVANIEKPAGEDNLFGIGGSMPDDLDTQIPLEDKHNSLVREMHEQTGQLDFASTNQKQGFESLLKHLEDQRNLLASTPAVRPLSGWISSRFGYRVSPFTGLREFHKGLDIATRMGTPVIATADGAVTFADRKGLLGKVIIIDHGHGMVTRYAHLQKILKKPGESVKRGETIALVGNTGRTTGPHLHYEVHLNGIPFNPETYILN; this is translated from the coding sequence ATGCAGCGAAAAACCACATTTTTTATTTTAAGCGATTCAGGCTCTCCAATAAAACAGGCAACTGTTTCCGGAACATTTTTACGTTTTTCAGGCCTTTTTGTCGCAGCTATCATCATGTTTTTTGGTTTTGTAATGTATGACTATTATGATGTTAAGCTGAAATTATCAAATATCAGAAAGATGGAGACCAATGTTTCCGACCAGTCTGATATAATAATCGGCCAGCGCAAGCAGATAAAAAACTTTGCAGATGAAATCAATTCCTTAAAGTCAAAAATGGTTGAGCTAAACAGTTTTGAAAAACAGATAAGAATCGTTGCCAATATTGAAAAACCTGCTGGTGAGGACAACCTTTTTGGCATCGGCGGTTCAATGCCTGATGATCTTGACACACAGATTCCTCTTGAGGATAAGCACAACAGTCTGGTTCGTGAAATGCACGAGCAGACAGGGCAGCTTGATTTTGCATCAACAAATCAAAAGCAGGGGTTTGAGTCGCTGCTGAAACATCTTGAAGATCAACGAAACCTTCTTGCTTCAACACCTGCTGTACGCCCGCTAAGCGGGTGGATATCATCAAGATTCGGATACCGCGTATCCCCCTTTACCGGTTTGCGCGAATTTCACAAAGGCTTGGATATTGCTACGCGGATGGGTACACCTGTAATTGCCACTGCTGATGGGGCCGTAACATTTGCCGACAGAAAAGGCCTGCTTGGCAAAGTAATTATTATTGATCATGGACATGGAATGGTTACCCGTTATGCGCATCTTCAGAAGATATTAAAAAAACCAGGCGAGTCTGTAAAGCGGGGCGAGACCATTGCGCTTGTCGGTAATACAGGCAGAACCACAGGCCCTCATCTCCATTATGAGGTTCATCTTAACGGGATTCCGTTTAATCCTGAAACATACATACTCAATTAG
- the argC gene encoding N-acetyl-gamma-glutamyl-phosphate reductase, which translates to MIRVGVIGATGYAGAELVRILLGHPDVQLTALTSRKYVGMKYDRIYPSMAGFVNLACEEFNEDRFCDKVDIIYIALPHRLPMEIVPGLMRHGKKVIDLSADFRFKDVLRYEKYYQPHTAKELLKEAVYGLCEIYFDKIKNASLIGNPGCYPTSVLLPLMPLLKGDFIDINTIIADSKSGVSGAGRSFSLTSHFCEANESFKAYKVAQHRHCPEMEEILSTEAKKPVRITFVPHLVPMTRGMLTTIYVNLEKKISVEEIHSCISSFYAGHPFIRICPENRVPDTLHVRGTNYCDIGFSIDEPNKRLIIISAIDNLVKGAAGQAVQNMNIMLGLDETRGLNNVPFPV; encoded by the coding sequence ATGATCAGGGTCGGCGTAATCGGCGCAACAGGATATGCTGGAGCGGAGCTTGTCAGGATACTTTTGGGACATCCGGATGTCCAGCTGACAGCCTTAACATCCCGCAAGTATGTGGGGATGAAATATGACAGGATTTATCCCTCGATGGCAGGTTTTGTAAACCTGGCTTGCGAAGAATTTAATGAGGACAGGTTTTGCGATAAAGTGGATATAATATATATTGCCCTGCCTCACAGGCTTCCCATGGAAATTGTTCCCGGCTTGATGAGGCATGGCAAAAAGGTCATAGATCTTTCCGCTGATTTCAGGTTCAAGGATGTTTTGAGGTATGAAAAATATTATCAGCCGCATACTGCAAAAGAGCTGCTTAAAGAAGCGGTTTACGGTCTTTGCGAAATTTATTTTGATAAAATAAAAAATGCCTCTCTGATAGGCAATCCAGGATGTTATCCAACCAGCGTTCTTTTGCCTCTTATGCCTTTGCTTAAAGGAGATTTTATAGATATCAATACAATTATCGCAGATTCAAAGTCAGGGGTTAGCGGAGCAGGGCGATCTTTTTCGCTGACAAGCCATTTTTGCGAGGCAAATGAATCATTCAAGGCATACAAAGTCGCCCAGCACAGGCATTGTCCTGAAATGGAAGAAATTCTGAGCACAGAAGCAAAAAAGCCGGTGAGAATAACATTTGTGCCGCACCTTGTTCCCATGACGCGCGGCATGCTTACAACGATATATGTAAATCTTGAGAAAAAAATCAGCGTTGAAGAAATACACAGCTGTATTTCCTCTTTTTATGCAGGGCATCCTTTTATTCGTATATGCCCTGAAAATCGGGTTCCCGACACCTTGCATGTGAGGGGAACCAATTACTGCGATATAGGTTTTAGCATAGATGAACCAAACAAACGGCTGATAATAATTTCTGCGATAGATAACCTTGTGAAGGGGGCTGCGGGCCAGGCTGTTCAAAATATGAATATCATGCTTGGCCTGGATGAAACCAGGGGGCTAAATAATGTTCCTTTTCCTGTTTAG